The following are encoded together in the Anopheles nili chromosome 3, idAnoNiliSN_F5_01, whole genome shotgun sequence genome:
- the LOC128722949 gene encoding facilitated trehalose transporter Tret1-like → MVIKTPPATDDAFIESNVAKRFSPLARQVLAASGPIVSSAAAGMTNGFSAILLPQLQQPDSKHTITEDQASWIASMAPLPMALGCILGGLLMERCGRKPAHLLLNVCFAVGWCVLSTASGYPQILIGRFITGLSCGLVGPPASVYIAETSDPRYRGILLAGVTFAVSGGILLVHLFGTFFRWQTAALLCSMFMIVAYLLMLASPESPAWLLARGARGEAESSFRWLRGFDPASRREFDAMVARSEGKNGGDANTEADTSVYRRREFLMPLATLLVFFATMQFSGVNIVAFYSIALMRTTIGSDGLNEYLAMLIVDLVRVVTSLVACVLLRSVGRRPLAMASGVGTTVSLIGLAIFLYFQTSIPLYRNYSWLALVFLIGYVVFVGIGLFPLPWCMAGEVFPVATRGLGSGLTAGFNFVCFFAVIKTGPTLFATVGINGTFLVYGVIALLGTLLLYVILPETRNRTLQEIEEQFRRAGRSKVKEPPPSESGPISTIA, encoded by the coding sequence GTGTTGGCTGCATCAGGACCGATCGTGAGCAGTGCAGCCGCCGGCATGACGAACGGCTTCTCGGCGATCTTGCTTCCTCAACTCCAGCAACCGGACAGCAAGCACACCATCACCGAAGACCAAGCGTCCTGGATCGCGTCAATGGCTCCACTTCCGATGGCACTCGGCTGCATCCTTGGCGGGCTGCTGATGGAACGTTGCGGTCGCAAACCGGCTCATCTGCTGCTGAACGTGTGCTTCGCCGTCGGTTGGTGCGTGCTATCGACCGCCAGTGGATACCCGCAGATCCTGATCGGACGTTTCATCACGGGGCTGAGTTGTGGCCTCGTTGGACCACCAGCTTCGGTTTACATCGCTGAAACGAGTGATCCACGCTATCGGGGTATCCTGTTGGCCGGCGTCACGTTCGCCGTCTCGGGTGGTATCCTGCTCGTGCATCTGTTCGGGACGTTCTTCCGGTGGCAGACGGCCGCCCTGCTCTGTTCGATGTTCATGATCGTCGCCTATCTGCTGATGCTGGCTTCCCCCGAAAGTCCTGCGTGGCTTCTGGCTCGCGGTGCCCGCGGTGAAGCTGAATCTTCCTTCCGGTGGCTGCGTGGTTTCGATCCTGCCAGTCGACGCGAGTTTGACGCCATGGTTGCACGCAGCGAGGGCAAAAATGGTGGAGACGCCAACACCGAGGCTGACACTTCGGTGTACCGGAGACGCGAGTTTCTGATGCCACTTGCCACGTTgctcgttttcttcgccacaATGCAGTTCTCGGGCGTGAATATCGTGGCGTTCTACTCGATCGCGCTCATGCGCACCACGATCGGGAGTGATGGGTTGAACGAGTACCTTGCGATGTTGATCGTGGATCTGGTACGGGTCGTAACGTCATTGGTTGCCTGTGTCCTGCTGCGATCGGTTGGACGACGTCCACTCGCTATGGCCAGCGGAGTGGGCACGACCGTGTCGTTGATTGGGCTCGCGATTTTCCTCTACTTCCAAACGAGCATCCCGCTGTACCGGAACTACTCGTGGTTGGCGCTCGTGTTCCTCATCGGGTACGTGGTGTTCGTTGGGATTGGACTTTTCCCGCTGCCCTGGTGTATGGCCGGGGAGGTTTTCCCAGTGGCAACGCGTGGACTTGGGTCAGGCCTAACGGCGGGGTTTaatttcgtgtgctttttcgcCGTCATCAAAACCGGCCCAACGTTGTTCGCGACCGTCGGCATCAATGGGACGTTCCTGGTGTACGGTGTGATCGCGTTGCTTGGCACGCTCCTGCTGTATGTGATCCTGCCGGAGACGCGAAACCGCACGCTGCAAGAGATCGAGGAACAGTTTCGAAGGGCGGGTCGATCGAAAGTGAAGGAGCCACCGCCGAGCGAGAGTGGTCCCATTTCGACGATCGCTTAA